A region from the Spirochaetota bacterium genome encodes:
- a CDS encoding ATP-binding protein, which yields MNLPDSYFLQPYKNKDIVLQLKAWAALIFNFSLLFIVTIMGIYFVAHGTTDPAILLPFAGGILTALISLLLLRKGRFQIAANISFASVQIALWIVMFFEKGQILQRLDTITLVAASLVYTPLLFIERRRGIWFYYSANMLLLIIFTVYSRFHLGLHRWEAIEYFMDSSLALTFVAVISYLIFSIHKLGIINAKKAEEKIQRQYEELSATNEELEAMNEELAAINEELEQTQQELLLSNINLQKETAQLQAILVSIADGIVVTDENGIITSINAAALKLFGLHHDVVGKPFKEHCTIINAKTNTPYDDPVTKVLSEGIPVALFRNTIIRNNGDIYHTHIVCTPLYVANKIAGCIVDIRDMTDVVRYEEELVKTAKYESLSIFAGGIAHDFNNMLGAILGNISIIEQIAGNNEKITKATQRAEKAIMKARDLTTQLLAFSKGGAPVKTSTSLVNIIKDTAEFVLSGSPIQCNVEIDDDLHNALVDPIQISQVIHNIILNARQAIQGQGAITITAKNVFLTSPDSPVQCNYIAISIHDTGEGIPADVMPYIFDPFFTTRDGGHGLGLSIAYSIVKKHDGHITVESSNKGTLFTIYLPTALSNAENSIETSYYSDKPSQMHILIMDDDSLIAESLSEMLALQGCTAVTVSNGDDALKAFADALKQHKPFTAAILDLTIKGGKGGVEIVKELHTIDPNCKFIATTGYTNEPIIANYRDFGFEAILRKPFTMHELTQILSHITKENLKYN from the coding sequence ATGAATTTGCCAGATAGCTATTTTCTGCAACCATATAAAAACAAGGATATTGTGCTGCAACTGAAGGCATGGGCAGCACTGATATTCAACTTTTCTTTACTATTTATTGTAACCATTATGGGAATTTACTTTGTTGCCCATGGTACAACAGATCCTGCCATACTGCTCCCTTTTGCAGGTGGAATTTTAACAGCACTTATTTCATTACTATTGTTAAGAAAAGGAAGGTTTCAAATTGCAGCAAATATATCGTTTGCAAGTGTGCAGATAGCACTGTGGATTGTTATGTTCTTTGAAAAAGGGCAGATACTGCAACGATTGGACACCATAACGTTAGTAGCTGCCAGCCTTGTATATACCCCGCTTCTTTTTATTGAACGCAGGCGAGGGATATGGTTCTATTATTCAGCTAATATGTTGCTTCTTATTATTTTTACTGTGTACTCACGGTTTCATTTAGGTTTACATCGATGGGAAGCCATTGAGTATTTCATGGACTCAAGCTTGGCATTAACGTTTGTTGCGGTTATTTCGTACTTGATTTTCTCAATCCATAAATTGGGAATAATAAATGCAAAAAAAGCAGAAGAAAAAATACAGCGGCAGTATGAAGAATTGTCAGCTACCAATGAAGAATTAGAAGCAATGAATGAAGAATTAGCTGCAATTAATGAAGAGCTTGAACAGACGCAGCAGGAGCTATTATTAAGCAATATTAATCTTCAAAAGGAAACTGCTCAGCTACAGGCTATATTGGTATCGATAGCAGATGGGATTGTGGTTACCGATGAAAACGGAATTATTACCAGCATCAATGCTGCTGCGCTCAAACTTTTTGGATTACACCATGATGTGGTAGGGAAACCATTCAAAGAACATTGTACGATAATTAATGCAAAAACGAATACCCCCTATGATGATCCGGTAACAAAGGTGTTGTCAGAAGGAATACCTGTGGCACTTTTCCGCAATACTATTATACGAAACAATGGGGATATATATCATACACATATCGTTTGCACCCCATTATATGTTGCCAATAAAATTGCTGGCTGTATTGTTGACATACGTGATATGACCGATGTGGTACGGTATGAAGAAGAGCTTGTGAAGACAGCAAAATATGAATCTTTGAGCATATTTGCCGGTGGGATAGCTCATGATTTTAACAATATGCTTGGTGCAATTTTAGGGAATATCTCAATTATTGAACAAATTGCCGGTAATAACGAAAAAATAACAAAAGCAACACAGCGGGCAGAAAAAGCAATAATGAAGGCACGGGATCTTACCACCCAGCTTTTAGCTTTCTCTAAAGGCGGTGCACCGGTTAAAACATCCACATCGTTGGTCAATATCATTAAAGATACTGCTGAATTTGTCCTGAGTGGCTCTCCAATCCAGTGCAATGTAGAAATTGACGATGATCTCCATAATGCACTTGTTGACCCAATCCAGATTTCACAGGTAATCCATAATATCATTCTTAATGCCCGCCAGGCAATACAAGGACAGGGCGCAATTACCATTACTGCCAAAAATGTTTTTCTTACCAGTCCTGATTCCCCCGTACAATGTAATTATATTGCAATATCAATCCATGATACGGGTGAAGGTATACCTGCTGATGTTATGCCCTATATCTTTGACCCATTTTTTACAACGCGAGATGGTGGACACGGATTGGGGCTATCAATTGCATATTCAATAGTAAAAAAACATGATGGCCATATTACTGTTGAATCATCAAATAAAGGAACGCTGTTTACCATTTATTTACCTACCGCTCTATCGAATGCTGAAAATTCTATTGAAACATCATATTATAGTGATAAACCTTCACAGATGCATATATTGATTATGGATGATGATTCTCTGATAGCTGAATCACTGAGTGAAATGCTTGCACTGCAGGGGTGTACTGCGGTTACCGTGAGCAATGGCGATGATGCCCTCAAAGCTTTTGCAGATGCTCTGAAACAACATAAACCCTTTACTGCTGCTATTCTTGATCTTACCATAAAAGGTGGTAAAGGTGGAGTTGAAATAGTGAAAGAATTGCACACAATCGATCCTAATTGCAAATTCATTGCAACAACCGGTTACACCAACGAGCCAATTATAGCCAATTACAGGGATTTTGGCTTTGAAGCAATCCTGCGAAAGCCTTTTACCATGCATG